One Calditrichia bacterium DNA window includes the following coding sequences:
- a CDS encoding TetR/AcrR family transcriptional regulator — MKDAMHNNGDNDKKNYIKKAARELFFRFGFSKTSMSDIARQCDIAKPTLYYYYKSKEDIFNEIVLDEAIEFVDLIESKIPKEIPADQRILRFFEAIYEGKKMYAEKLADCPQYMWEHSPLGHPIIGKIRTIVMEKLKTILVDGQNEGIFEFENVDTVVSAIALMREFVNLNWIEVFNPDEREAIMHTVNEIIIKGISRRI, encoded by the coding sequence ATGAAAGATGCAATGCACAACAACGGCGATAACGATAAAAAAAATTATATCAAAAAAGCTGCAAGAGAGCTTTTTTTTCGGTTCGGATTCAGCAAAACATCGATGAGTGATATTGCCAGACAATGCGATATCGCAAAACCAACGTTGTATTACTATTATAAAAGTAAAGAAGATATTTTCAATGAAATCGTGCTCGATGAAGCCATCGAATTTGTTGATCTTATTGAATCTAAAATTCCCAAAGAAATCCCGGCGGATCAACGTATTCTGAGATTTTTCGAGGCGATTTATGAAGGGAAAAAAATGTATGCCGAAAAGCTGGCGGATTGTCCGCAATACATGTGGGAGCATTCGCCGTTGGGGCATCCGATTATCGGGAAAATCAGAACGATTGTAATGGAAAAACTGAAAACGATTTTGGTGGACGGTCAAAACGAAGGTATTTTCGAATTCGAAAATGTGGATACAGTGGTTTCTGCTATCGCGCTGATGCGGGAATTTGTGAATCTCAACTGGATTGAAGTGTTTAATCCCGACGAGCGCGAAGCGATTATGCATACAGTTAACGAAATTATTATCAAAGGAATTTCAAGGAGAATATAG
- a CDS encoding PAS domain-containing protein, protein MISKTLMLIDSDTSQHQMLEEQLSERHYQFLNCASLQEAVVKSRHFSVDILFISSEWLTESSLPTFYQLKTHLPDLFTVLMIPATQSTESLNIPVEDIDSYIGKPLLPEMVKITLRQAETLLRRQQDADRAVRELRRQKSFYQHLLNGFPEAVVVIDENSSILYCNNAFESLIEQPSEVLFDQHLYDFLEDGYKILHHLRQQLKSQPSVDGYMVTIRTNDGDDGIAANMNASVLPVDSDNNTLILVKLEHYSISQERFMLSVRKEKLSTIQYLSNALAHEIQNPMNILSGRVQLLEQQYSDPGAAKSISIINQQLERISGIIGQLRKFNVNKSDTVPESFPLIPFLEAYIAQNEGENAAQFQLHYLPEYGNLRVKGNRLQIGDALGYLFRTVKRLVDPKSPLSIDFQLLNAPSQSPHLELQIDLPKSNIPETLFRDFNSLDLEPNDRYSVLDIALLHSILTSHSGEISIARRSNQQTRIRILFTVASSPVVDETESRKKVKKKS, encoded by the coding sequence ATGATTTCAAAAACGCTGATGCTGATAGACAGCGATACCAGTCAGCATCAAATGCTTGAGGAGCAGCTCTCGGAACGTCATTATCAATTTCTGAACTGTGCATCTTTGCAGGAAGCTGTTGTCAAAAGCCGCCATTTTAGTGTTGATATTTTGTTTATTTCCAGTGAATGGCTAACGGAAAGCAGTCTGCCGACATTCTACCAGTTAAAAACGCATCTGCCGGATTTATTTACAGTACTGATGATTCCCGCGACACAATCTACAGAAAGTCTGAACATACCTGTCGAAGATATCGACAGTTATATTGGTAAGCCGCTGCTACCGGAAATGGTAAAAATAACCCTTCGGCAAGCCGAAACGCTGCTGCGCAGACAGCAGGATGCCGATCGCGCCGTGCGAGAATTGCGTCGCCAGAAATCATTTTATCAACACCTGCTGAACGGATTCCCTGAAGCAGTGGTCGTTATCGACGAAAACTCATCAATTTTGTACTGTAACAACGCGTTTGAAAGTTTGATCGAGCAACCTTCTGAAGTGTTGTTTGATCAGCATTTATACGATTTTTTAGAAGATGGCTATAAAATTTTGCACCATTTGCGCCAGCAACTCAAAAGCCAGCCTTCCGTTGATGGCTACATGGTAACCATCCGGACGAATGACGGCGATGACGGGATTGCCGCAAATATGAACGCCAGTGTGTTGCCGGTCGATTCGGATAATAACACCCTGATTTTGGTGAAACTTGAACATTATTCCATCTCGCAGGAGCGATTTATGCTTTCTGTGCGAAAGGAAAAATTGAGCACAATTCAATATTTGTCCAATGCGCTGGCGCATGAAATCCAGAATCCCATGAATATTTTATCCGGCAGGGTGCAATTGCTGGAGCAACAATATTCGGATCCCGGCGCTGCCAAATCGATTTCGATTATTAATCAACAGTTGGAGCGGATTTCCGGAATTATCGGGCAGTTGCGCAAATTTAATGTCAACAAATCCGATACCGTGCCGGAATCATTCCCGCTGATCCCGTTTCTGGAAGCATACATCGCGCAAAACGAAGGCGAAAACGCTGCTCAGTTTCAGTTGCACTATCTTCCGGAATACGGAAATTTGCGCGTAAAAGGCAACCGGCTGCAAATCGGCGATGCGTTGGGATATCTGTTTCGCACGGTCAAACGGCTGGTCGATCCAAAATCACCGTTATCGATCGATTTTCAGTTGTTGAATGCGCCGTCACAATCGCCACATCTCGAATTGCAAATCGATTTGCCCAAATCGAACATCCCGGAAACGCTGTTTCGCGATTTCAACAGTCTGGATCTGGAGCCGAATGACCGCTATTCGGTGTTGGATATTGCCTTGCTGCACTCCATTCTCACATCGCACAGCGGCGAAATTTCCATCGCCCGGCGATCCAATCAGCAAACCCGGATCAGAATTTTATTTACCGTTGCCAGCTCACCGGTAGTTGACGAAACGGAGTCACGAAAAAAAGTCAAAAAGAAATCATGA
- a CDS encoding efflux RND transporter periplasmic adaptor subunit has product MKRWIILSALVVIAVVLNSCSGEGEASEAGASTISAKTTPVKVMKLAPASFANYLQITGTVEARNHVKIMVEEGGTLLKVLKDKGSYAKAGETLAVLENNIIKAQYEQAEAALRQAELDHKSKNVLYEKRAISENEYLNAAYTMQSAQAAYNLAKARYDKLFIKAPLNGLVNDRYYDLGAYANPMSPMFEFIDNEVMRVRAGVAERFMSDIKVGTPVEVSFDAYPEMKIDAKVTFVSRSIEANNRTFTVEVTMQNKERKLAPAMIANLRILRESHENQIVVPLDALVESEKGWYVFVKDGAVAKRVAVQQEAINQNNVMVNGLKSGQQLIYVGHRELTDGDSIEVIN; this is encoded by the coding sequence ATGAAGCGATGGATTATCCTCAGCGCTCTTGTAGTGATAGCAGTTGTGTTGAACAGTTGCTCCGGTGAAGGCGAAGCCAGCGAAGCCGGTGCATCAACTATTTCTGCGAAAACAACACCGGTAAAAGTGATGAAGCTGGCACCTGCTTCATTCGCAAATTATCTGCAGATTACCGGTACAGTGGAAGCCCGCAACCATGTAAAAATCATGGTTGAAGAAGGCGGCACGCTATTGAAAGTTCTGAAAGACAAAGGCAGCTACGCCAAAGCCGGCGAAACCCTTGCGGTGTTGGAAAATAATATCATTAAAGCTCAATATGAGCAGGCGGAAGCAGCGCTACGACAGGCGGAACTGGACCACAAAAGTAAAAACGTGCTGTATGAAAAACGGGCGATTTCGGAAAATGAATATCTGAATGCGGCATACACGATGCAATCCGCGCAGGCAGCTTACAATCTGGCGAAAGCCCGTTACGATAAGCTGTTTATCAAAGCGCCGTTGAACGGATTGGTCAACGACCGGTATTACGATTTGGGTGCATACGCAAACCCGATGTCCCCGATGTTCGAATTTATCGATAACGAAGTGATGCGGGTTCGCGCCGGTGTCGCGGAGCGGTTTATGAGCGACATCAAAGTGGGAACGCCGGTTGAAGTATCGTTCGATGCCTATCCGGAAATGAAAATCGATGCAAAAGTGACCTTTGTTTCCCGCAGCATCGAGGCAAATAACCGGACGTTTACGGTGGAAGTAACGATGCAAAATAAAGAGCGCAAACTAGCGCCGGCGATGATTGCCAATTTGCGCATTCTTCGTGAATCGCATGAAAACCAGATTGTTGTGCCGCTGGATGCATTGGTAGAATCGGAAAAAGGGTGGTATGTTTTCGTGAAAGATGGCGCGGTTGCAAAACGCGTTGCCGTTCAGCAGGAAGCAATCAACCAGAATAACGTAATGGTTAACGGACTGAAATCCGGACAACAATTGATTTACGTCGGGCATCGCGAATTGACCGACGGCGACTCGATCGAAGTGATCAACTAA
- a CDS encoding TolC family protein, with product MASRTWSLLIAAIVLIGGAQAESYDLTQILKLAEQNNKQIQLAKADLKTASAEKLGAFSRALPEISLNAGYNRNLQENLFFFEAPDPLTGETVRQSFKASFRNEFQMNAVLRQTLFSFEVGMAIQAARYFDRMTELSYERTRQEVMMQVKTAFYGVLLAKNVLEVAKDSEVSARENYENLKTKFDAGVLSEYDLLQAEVRWQISIPQTYRASQEYESALNGLKVLVGVPINEELTLDGGLATYPAMPAEFSVENAKEKRTDYNAMLWEKKLREKNVSAQKADFFPSLEGSFTYTYSAASDQFKLEQDNDNYIIGLSLNIPIFSGGNRVANVRRASADVDRVTTRIQLAEDNIEVELENLALRLKEAMQRIRANEVAVSTARRTFEIAQTRVDNGLSTQVELKDSRVALDQAQVNYYSAIYDYLRAYFEWELATGSESVN from the coding sequence ATGGCAAGCCGTACCTGGAGCCTGTTGATTGCGGCGATCGTTTTGATCGGCGGTGCACAGGCGGAATCATACGATCTGACCCAAATTTTGAAATTGGCAGAACAAAACAATAAACAAATACAGTTAGCCAAAGCTGATTTGAAAACAGCTTCTGCTGAAAAACTGGGCGCTTTTTCCCGCGCATTGCCGGAAATTAGCCTGAATGCCGGATACAATCGCAATTTACAGGAAAATCTGTTCTTCTTTGAAGCACCTGATCCGCTAACCGGCGAAACAGTCCGTCAGAGTTTTAAGGCGTCGTTTCGCAACGAATTTCAGATGAACGCAGTGTTGCGGCAAACCTTGTTCAGCTTTGAAGTTGGTATGGCAATTCAGGCGGCGCGATACTTCGACCGGATGACGGAATTGAGCTACGAACGCACCCGGCAAGAGGTGATGATGCAGGTGAAAACCGCATTTTACGGCGTGCTGCTGGCGAAAAATGTTCTGGAAGTTGCCAAAGATTCCGAAGTGAGCGCCCGGGAAAATTACGAAAACCTGAAAACGAAATTTGATGCCGGCGTATTATCGGAATACGATTTGTTGCAGGCTGAAGTGCGTTGGCAAATCAGCATTCCCCAAACATATCGCGCAAGCCAGGAATACGAATCTGCACTTAATGGATTGAAAGTGCTCGTTGGTGTGCCGATTAACGAGGAATTGACGCTGGATGGCGGGCTTGCTACTTATCCGGCAATGCCGGCGGAATTTTCCGTGGAAAACGCCAAAGAAAAACGGACGGATTACAACGCAATGCTGTGGGAAAAAAAGCTCCGAGAGAAAAATGTATCTGCCCAAAAAGCGGATTTTTTCCCATCGCTGGAAGGTTCGTTCACTTACACATATTCTGCAGCGTCAGATCAGTTTAAATTGGAGCAGGATAATGATAACTACATTATCGGTTTATCGCTGAACATTCCCATATTTTCCGGTGGCAATCGCGTGGCAAATGTACGACGCGCCAGTGCAGATGTGGATCGGGTAACCACCCGCATCCAATTGGCGGAGGACAATATTGAGGTGGAGCTGGAAAATCTGGCGTTGCGCCTCAAAGAGGCGATGCAGCGAATTCGTGCCAACGAAGTTGCCGTAAGCACCGCCCGGCGCACATTCGAAATTGCCCAAACCCGGGTGGATAACGGGCTTTCCACGCAGGTGGAATTGAAAGACAGCCGGGTGGCGCTGGATCAGGCACAGGTCAATTATTATTCGGCAATTTACGATTATCTGCGGGCCTATTTTGAATGGGAACTGGCAACAGGCAGCGAATCTGTTAATTAG
- a CDS encoding glycosyltransferase family 4 protein, producing MNLLNICDSSDWSDLERQVLKISLEQEKHGCGVTLLCRAESILEKKARELPLTVVSFPDSRWRAPLKIARLLNSTDFAVIHAYSWTDLNHLSLAIKLNKWQGKLFYTHQTLFQERMTDTIWRRVVAPLNRVFAISHMHRQNLQANGPTLPCPVEVLPHSVDLQRFNPDFYRRLDIRETLLLDPETLLISIFGEICPANGQLDFLKAAAIIKRKSRKKVMFLIVGAANPKNADYEKELHRQTLTELDLEQDIIWAGYRENTPELMKASDILMVPTHQTGNEMTVLAAMAMRLPVVAYNFAGIPDIMENHQTGLWVLPGDFDNLADAVIKLVHNQRLRQHYGLSGRIRVEQQFDLKNYIANLAKIYESDVPKSKLAEK from the coding sequence ATGAACTTATTGAACATATGCGATTCATCGGATTGGAGCGACCTGGAACGGCAAGTGCTCAAAATATCACTTGAGCAGGAAAAGCATGGCTGTGGTGTAACCCTGCTGTGTCGCGCAGAATCCATTCTGGAAAAGAAAGCCAGAGAGCTGCCGCTAACCGTAGTTTCATTTCCCGATTCCCGGTGGCGGGCACCGCTAAAAATTGCCCGGTTGCTCAATTCAACCGATTTTGCGGTAATTCACGCCTATTCCTGGACAGATTTGAACCATCTTTCGCTGGCGATAAAATTAAATAAATGGCAGGGAAAACTGTTTTATACGCACCAAACCTTGTTTCAGGAACGGATGACCGATACGATTTGGCGACGAGTAGTTGCACCGCTAAACCGGGTTTTTGCGATTTCGCACATGCACCGGCAAAATTTGCAAGCGAACGGCCCCACGCTCCCCTGCCCTGTCGAAGTGCTTCCACATAGCGTTGATTTACAAAGATTTAACCCCGATTTTTATCGCAGATTGGATATCCGTGAGACGCTGCTGCTGGACCCCGAAACTTTACTTATCAGCATTTTTGGTGAAATTTGTCCGGCAAACGGACAGTTGGATTTTTTGAAAGCGGCAGCAATCATCAAAAGGAAATCCCGAAAAAAAGTCATGTTTTTGATTGTCGGAGCAGCAAACCCCAAAAATGCAGATTACGAAAAAGAATTGCACAGGCAAACGCTGACAGAACTGGATTTGGAGCAGGATATTATTTGGGCAGGTTACCGGGAAAATACGCCAGAGTTGATGAAAGCCAGCGACATCCTGATGGTCCCGACCCACCAAACCGGCAACGAAATGACGGTTTTGGCGGCAATGGCAATGCGCTTACCGGTTGTTGCTTACAACTTTGCGGGAATTCCGGATATAATGGAAAATCACCAAACCGGTTTGTGGGTGTTGCCGGGAGATTTTGACAATTTGGCGGATGCCGTAATTAAACTGGTTCACAACCAAAGGCTGCGCCAGCATTACGGGCTGAGCGGGCGAATTCGGGTTGAGCAGCAGTTTGATCTTAAAAATTATATTGCCAATTTGGCAAAAATATATGAGTCCGATGTTCCAAAAAGTAAATTGGCAGAAAAATAA
- a CDS encoding sigma-54-dependent Fis family transcriptional regulator — translation MGKNVLVVDDESEALDLMEELFVKNGYETITAEDGEQALESVHEHSPDIIVSDIIMPKMDGMELLERVRKDFPDIAVIMVTAHGTIETAVEAMKMGAKDYILKPFRLDEVLTKVHNLARLRSLERENHELRREVRKKYNFDKIIGKTAVMTEMFDRINAVAQTSSTVLIRGDNGTGKELIAHAIHYNSDRSKGPFVKVNCGVLSDSLLESELFGHVKGAYTGAIKDKMGRFELANGGTLFLDEIGDITPNMQIKLLRVLQEKEFERVGGNDTIKVDVRIIAATNRNLEEAILLKEFRQDLYYRLNVIPVLVPPLKDRKDDIPLLISHFINKFNTEFGKKIVGVDDDAMSALMNYEWPGNIRELENVLERATVLSRTEMLTIKDFPETIGMNNDKFPTVDINEDDTLVELVEEFEKALILKALSDFGHNKLRTAEKLGIHRSTFMSKLKKYGIN, via the coding sequence ATGGGTAAAAATGTACTGGTTGTTGATGATGAGTCCGAAGCGCTCGATTTGATGGAAGAGCTGTTCGTCAAAAACGGTTACGAAACCATTACCGCAGAAGATGGAGAGCAGGCGCTGGAATCGGTACATGAACATTCGCCGGACATTATTGTTTCGGATATTATTATGCCCAAAATGGATGGGATGGAGCTGTTAGAACGGGTTCGAAAGGATTTCCCGGATATTGCCGTGATAATGGTAACGGCGCACGGCACCATCGAAACCGCCGTCGAAGCGATGAAAATGGGTGCAAAAGATTACATTTTAAAACCCTTCCGGCTGGACGAAGTGTTGACCAAAGTGCATAATCTGGCGCGACTGCGCTCACTGGAACGCGAAAATCATGAGTTGCGCAGGGAAGTGCGCAAAAAATATAATTTCGATAAAATCATCGGCAAAACTGCCGTGATGACAGAAATGTTTGACCGGATTAACGCGGTTGCCCAAACGTCCTCAACCGTGCTCATCCGGGGCGATAACGGCACCGGAAAAGAGCTGATTGCCCATGCCATTCACTATAATTCCGATCGCAGCAAAGGCCCGTTTGTTAAAGTGAATTGCGGTGTGCTCTCCGATAGTTTACTGGAAAGCGAATTGTTCGGGCATGTGAAAGGTGCATACACCGGCGCAATTAAAGATAAAATGGGGCGATTTGAATTAGCCAATGGCGGCACGCTGTTTTTGGATGAAATTGGTGACATTACACCGAATATGCAAATCAAGTTATTGCGTGTCTTGCAAGAAAAGGAATTTGAGCGGGTTGGCGGAAATGATACCATCAAAGTTGATGTGCGGATTATTGCTGCAACCAACCGCAACCTCGAAGAAGCCATTTTGTTAAAAGAATTCCGGCAGGATTTGTATTACCGGTTAAATGTTATTCCGGTGCTCGTACCGCCATTAAAAGATCGGAAAGATGATATTCCACTGCTGATCAGTCATTTTATCAATAAATTTAACACTGAATTCGGCAAAAAAATTGTTGGTGTGGATGATGATGCAATGAGCGCACTAATGAATTACGAATGGCCGGGAAATATCCGTGAATTGGAAAATGTGCTGGAGCGGGCAACGGTGTTGAGCCGTACGGAGATGCTCACGATTAAAGATTTCCCGGAAACAATTGGAATGAATAATGACAAATTTCCGACAGTTGATATCAACGAAGATGATACATTGGTAGAATTAGTTGAAGAATTTGAAAAAGCATTAATATTGAAAGCATTGAGCGATTTCGGCCATAACAAATTGCGAACAGCCGAAAAACTGGGAATCCATCGGAGTACATTTATGTCTAAATTGAAGAAATACGGGATAAATTAA
- a CDS encoding efflux RND transporter permease subunit: MLITNTALKTKNSVYVLLFIITIMGLVSYISLPLESFPDIKQPLVFVAAPYPGVSPADMETLVIQPIEEKLKEINKIKKLTSSASEGYASVQAEFEPDMEVDEALRKVREKVDLAKPDLPSDLEDPIVQEFSFESVPIMIVSISGEQSLVRLKDIAEDLEDKFKDIPGVLDVTISGGLEREVKIDVDPTRLQYYNLGVDDVIKAIQNENMTLPGGSTKSTSLKWTVRVPGEFSSVDEIRNIVVKAKDGSPIYLYDIADVFFGFKEESSFSRLNTHPSVTLSISKRSGENIIYITDKAKEILEKAKPHFPGKTNYTVVLDQSEDIRDMVRDLENNIIAGLLLVVFVLYFFMGTRNGLLVGIAIPLSMLISFVVISLMGYTLNMMVLFSLILALGMLVDNAIVIIENIYRHHDEGKTLMRAAKDGTAEVGMAVVVSTATTLMAFLPLLFWPGIIGEFMSLIPITLIITLACSLFVGLIFNPVLASSYIKIDEKMNRLPGDRLLRMLITEYEKTLRWALQYRKTTVSLAVIGYFAMIAIFIMFNSGTEYFPASEPRQVLVDVEAPLGTRLETTDEIVKIIEKRIADTPDLETYVADVGQVSDVVSFGGGGTTSHKARVTIDLKDKWERSQSSYLTLDQVAQKVKGIPGASIDVIQPEDGPPTGKPVEVQIKGDDFNELAKISAQMIREIQDVPNITQLKDDYEKGKPELQIRIDREKAALAGLNTAKIASTIRTAVNGTEASDYRIGTDEYDITVRFGENFRNNYNDLLNLTIFEEGVHYPLANFATIELASGLSSINHVGGDRVVTITAEALGGKDQEVLQEVKERLSKFEMPEGYTVTFAGQNEEQMKDMIFLVKALGVALLLIFLLLVAEFNSITLPFVIMMSVVLSLFGVFAGLLITGRPFGIIMTGIGVISLAGVVVNNAIVLIDYVQKLRERGFSKLEAIIEGGKTRLRPVILTAITTILGLVPLTMGINIDFIGLMTGNIDKFIQFGAESSQWWSGMGIAVIFGLMFATALTLVIVPVLYFIFSDMLVSAEEDETEPAAVADEKDLNLGGATS; this comes from the coding sequence ATGCTAATAACCAACACAGCGCTGAAAACCAAAAACAGCGTTTATGTGCTGCTGTTCATCATCACCATTATGGGGCTGGTTTCTTACATCAGTTTGCCGCTGGAATCCTTTCCGGATATCAAACAGCCGCTGGTGTTTGTGGCAGCACCGTATCCTGGGGTTTCTCCGGCAGATATGGAAACGCTGGTGATTCAGCCGATTGAAGAAAAACTGAAAGAAATCAATAAAATAAAAAAATTAACGTCCTCTGCCAGTGAGGGGTACGCCAGTGTTCAGGCGGAATTTGAGCCCGATATGGAAGTGGACGAAGCGCTGCGAAAGGTTCGCGAAAAAGTGGATCTGGCAAAGCCGGATTTACCGTCCGATCTGGAAGACCCGATTGTGCAGGAATTCAGCTTCGAATCGGTTCCGATCATGATTGTCAGCATCAGCGGTGAGCAATCGCTGGTCCGGTTGAAGGATATCGCGGAAGATCTGGAAGATAAATTCAAAGATATTCCCGGCGTGCTGGACGTAACCATTTCCGGCGGACTGGAACGCGAAGTGAAAATTGATGTAGACCCGACACGGTTGCAATATTACAATTTGGGTGTGGACGATGTTATCAAAGCCATCCAAAATGAAAATATGACCTTGCCGGGCGGATCAACCAAAAGCACCTCGCTAAAATGGACAGTGCGCGTTCCGGGCGAATTCAGCTCGGTGGATGAAATTCGCAACATCGTTGTGAAAGCCAAAGACGGCTCGCCGATTTATCTGTACGACATCGCCGATGTATTTTTCGGATTTAAGGAAGAAAGCAGCTTTTCGCGATTGAATACCCATCCGAGCGTTACGCTTTCCATCTCCAAACGCAGCGGCGAAAACATTATTTATATTACAGATAAAGCCAAAGAAATTCTGGAAAAAGCCAAACCGCATTTTCCCGGAAAAACCAATTACACGGTTGTGCTGGACCAATCCGAAGACATTCGCGATATGGTGCGGGATTTGGAAAACAACATCATCGCGGGATTGTTGCTGGTGGTTTTTGTGCTCTACTTTTTTATGGGCACCCGCAACGGTTTGCTGGTGGGCATCGCCATTCCGCTATCGATGCTGATTTCGTTTGTGGTGATCAGCCTGATGGGTTACACCCTGAATATGATGGTGCTGTTCAGCCTCATTTTGGCGCTGGGGATGTTGGTGGATAACGCCATTGTGATCATCGAAAATATATATCGACACCACGATGAGGGCAAAACCCTGATGCGCGCCGCAAAAGACGGCACCGCAGAAGTGGGAATGGCAGTGGTCGTTTCCACCGCAACAACGCTGATGGCATTTTTGCCGCTACTGTTTTGGCCGGGAATTATCGGCGAATTTATGAGCCTGATTCCCATTACCTTAATTATTACGCTGGCGTGTTCGCTGTTTGTCGGGCTGATTTTTAACCCGGTTCTCGCCTCATCTTATATAAAAATAGATGAAAAAATGAACCGTCTGCCCGGTGACCGGTTATTGCGGATGCTGATTACCGAATACGAAAAAACATTGCGCTGGGCGCTGCAATATCGCAAAACAACAGTGAGTTTGGCTGTCATCGGTTATTTTGCGATGATTGCTATTTTCATCATGTTCAACAGCGGGACGGAATATTTCCCGGCATCAGAACCGCGCCAGGTGCTGGTAGATGTGGAAGCGCCGTTGGGAACGCGGCTGGAAACCACCGACGAAATCGTCAAGATCATCGAAAAACGCATTGCCGACACTCCGGATTTGGAAACATACGTTGCCGATGTCGGGCAGGTGAGCGATGTGGTTAGCTTTGGCGGCGGCGGAACCACTTCGCATAAAGCCAGAGTAACCATAGACTTAAAGGATAAATGGGAACGCAGCCAAAGTTCATATTTAACATTGGATCAGGTTGCCCAGAAAGTAAAGGGAATTCCCGGCGCATCCATCGATGTTATTCAGCCGGAAGATGGCCCGCCAACCGGAAAACCGGTTGAAGTGCAAATAAAGGGCGACGATTTCAACGAACTGGCAAAAATTTCTGCTCAAATGATTCGCGAAATTCAGGACGTGCCCAACATTACCCAATTGAAAGACGATTACGAAAAAGGTAAGCCGGAGCTCCAGATTCGTATCGATCGGGAAAAAGCGGCGCTGGCCGGGCTGAACACCGCCAAAATCGCCAGCACCATCCGTACGGCGGTCAACGGAACGGAAGCCTCCGATTATCGCATTGGCACGGATGAATACGACATCACGGTTCGCTTCGGTGAGAATTTCCGCAATAATTACAACGATCTTCTCAATCTGACCATTTTTGAGGAAGGTGTTCACTATCCACTGGCCAATTTTGCGACCATCGAACTGGCATCCGGATTGAGCAGCATCAACCACGTTGGTGGCGACCGGGTGGTAACGATTACCGCAGAAGCACTCGGCGGTAAAGATCAGGAAGTACTGCAGGAAGTAAAAGAGCGCCTTTCCAAATTTGAAATGCCGGAAGGCTACACGGTTACTTTTGCGGGGCAAAACGAAGAGCAAATGAAGGATATGATATTTCTTGTGAAAGCGTTGGGCGTTGCGCTGCTGCTGATTTTTCTATTGCTGGTGGCGGAATTCAACTCCATAACGCTGCCGTTTGTAATCATGATGTCTGTGGTGCTCTCGCTGTTTGGCGTGTTCGCCGGACTGCTGATCACCGGTCGTCCGTTTGGCATCATTATGACCGGCATCGGTGTGATTTCACTGGCGGGTGTGGTAGTAAACAACGCCATCGTGCTCATCGATTATGTGCAAAAACTACGGGAACGCGGTTTCTCCAAACTGGAAGCCATTATCGAAGGCGGCAAAACCCGTTTGCGTCCGGTTATTTTAACTGCAATTACAACCATTCTCGGGCTGGTGCCGTTGACGATGGGTATCAATATTGATTTTATTGGATTGATGACCGGAAATATCGATAAATTCATCCAGTTTGGTGCGGAAAGCTCGCAATGGTGGAGCGGAATGGGTATCGCAGTGATTTTCGGATTGATGTTTGCCACAGCCCTTACGCTGGTGATTGTGCCTGTGCTCTACTTTATTTTCAGCGATATGCTGGTTAGTGCAGAAGAAGATGAAACAGAACCTGCTGCAGTAGCGGATGAAAAAGACCTGAATTTGGGTGGCGCAACTTCCTGA